CGCCGACGACCGCGTGTGCGAGGCGTTCGGCACCTGGGTCGAGAAGTCGATGTACGGCAAGAAGTACATGGGCATCGAGCGTGCGACCTTCCTGTTCGGCAAGGACGGCAAGCTCGCGCGCGTCTGGCGCAAGGTGAAGGTGCCGGGCCACGTCGCCGAGGTGCTGGAGGTCGCGAAGACGCTGTGAGCCGGAGCGTTGCCGAAGCGGTGCATGCCGTCCTCACCGCGGCCGAGCCGCGCGAGAAGGTGAAGGCGGCGCGGGCGGCGTCGCGCGACTGGCGGATGGGGCGGCTCGATCACCGTTTCGACGTGGCCATGCCCGATCGACCCGCGCGCCCGGCGGCGCCCGAGCTGCTGCCGCCCAACCGCATGCCCAAGCGCGGTCGCGGCGGGTCGGAGCGGGGTCGCATCGCGTTGATCCACGCGCTTGCCCATATCGAGTTCGTCGCGATCGACCTCGCCTTCGATGCGGTGGGGCGGTTCGGGGCGGAGTTCCCGCGCGGCTTCGTCGACGACTGGATGGCGGTGGGCGCCGACGAGGCGATGCACTTCGCGGTGATCGAGCGGCGGTTGCGCAGCCTGGGCAGCTTTTATGGCGCGATGCCGGCGCATGACGGGCTATGGGACGCCGCCTTTGCGACGCGGCACGATGCGCTGGGCCGGCTGGCGGTCGTGCCGATGGTGCTGGAGGCGCGCGGGCTGGATGTAACGCCGCAGACGATCGACCGGTTCGCCAGCGCCGACGACGCGCCGACCGTGCGCATCCTTCGCCGCATCCTGACCGACGAGATCCGCCACGTCTCGGCGGGCACGCGCTGGTACGGGTGGGGGTGCGTCCGGGATTCGCTGAACCCGGCCGAGCACTGGCAAAGCCTGGTTTCCCGCTACTTTCGGGGAGCCATTAAGCCACCGTTCAACGATTCAGCGCGCGCCGCAGCCGGTTTGACGCGCGATTTCTATGCGCCCCTTGCTGACACCAATGTTACCGGACACACAGCCTGACGTCACGAGACGCGGGTGGGGCTGCGAACGGGACATCTTCACAAGCGGCCGGGCATCCTGCCCGCTCCCGCGTGTCTGGGTCGCAAGCGCTTTATGTCTGAACTGTCGAACGCCAATAACGTACCGACCCGGCAAAAGGCTCCTTTCCTCCGTACCCGCCAGTTCCTGATCCACGATGGCCGCAAGGCGCGCCGCGTGGCGGTCAAGCCGATCCACCAGCTGATGCTCGCGGGCGCCGCGATGGCGACGCTGTCGATGAGCGGCTATGGCGCGGTCCAGGCGATGACCGCCCCCGACGGCAAGGTAGAGGCGATGCAGGCCGAGGTCGCCAAGATGCGCGCCGACGTCGTCGCAGTCCGCGATGCGGCAAAGGCGCATGCCGCCCGCGTCGAAAAGCGCCAGGCGCTGATCGCCGCGGTGCTGAGCGGCAGGGGCGATCCCGAGCAGCTCGCCGACCTGGCCGAAGCGCCCGAGCTTCGCGCCGAGGCCGCTGCCGCCCAGATCCTCGCGCCGCTGCACCAGGTCGAGGCGCGTCAGGTCGAATATGCGATGGCCGCGCGCGAGGCGACCGACGCCCGCCTCGCCGCCACCGCGCGCCAGCTCAAGAAGCTGGGCGTCAAGCCCGAGCGCGTCCTGGCCCGCGCCGGCATGGGTGGGCCGCTGATCCCGCTCGACAGCAAGGACGCCGCCGAGGCCGCGGCCGACACCAATGCCGATGCGCAGTTCCGCTCGCTGTTCCAGAGCTGGAAGAAGCTCGACACGCTCGAGCAGGCGGTGATCGCCATTCCGTCGCTCCAGCCGGTCGAGAACGTCGCGCTCACCTCTTCGTTCGGCGTCCGCTCCGACCCGTTCCGCGGCACCGCCGCGATGCATGCCGGCGTCGACATTCCCGGCCCGATCGGCACGCCGGTCTATGCGACCGCTGACGGCATCGTGTCGCGCGCACAGCGCGCCGGCGCGTACGGCAACCTCGTCGAGATCAATCACGGCAAGGGCATCGAGACGCGCTACGGCCATCTCAGCAAGATCCTGATCGGCGGCAGCACGCGCGTGAAGCGCGGCCAGCTGATCGGCCTGATGGGTTCGACCGGCCGTTCGACCGGTAGCCACCTCCATTACGAGGTCCGCATCGGCGGTCGCGCGGTCAATCCGCTTCCCTATATGCAGACCGCCGATCTTCTGTTAGGGGCGCAGGACAAGGCGCTGCGCCAGCGCGGCGCCGTCGGCGGCCCTGCCAAGTAAGGCCGCCACCAGGGTTTGAGAGGTAGGGGAGGAGAGGGGTCGTCCATTGATGGCGACCC
This is a stretch of genomic DNA from Sphingomonas sp. Y38-1Y. It encodes these proteins:
- a CDS encoding ferritin-like domain-containing protein, yielding MSRSVAEAVHAVLTAAEPREKVKAARAASRDWRMGRLDHRFDVAMPDRPARPAAPELLPPNRMPKRGRGGSERGRIALIHALAHIEFVAIDLAFDAVGRFGAEFPRGFVDDWMAVGADEAMHFAVIERRLRSLGSFYGAMPAHDGLWDAAFATRHDALGRLAVVPMVLEARGLDVTPQTIDRFASADDAPTVRILRRILTDEIRHVSAGTRWYGWGCVRDSLNPAEHWQSLVSRYFRGAIKPPFNDSARAAAGLTRDFYAPLADTNVTGHTA
- a CDS encoding M23 family metallopeptidase — encoded protein: MSELSNANNVPTRQKAPFLRTRQFLIHDGRKARRVAVKPIHQLMLAGAAMATLSMSGYGAVQAMTAPDGKVEAMQAEVAKMRADVVAVRDAAKAHAARVEKRQALIAAVLSGRGDPEQLADLAEAPELRAEAAAAQILAPLHQVEARQVEYAMAAREATDARLAATARQLKKLGVKPERVLARAGMGGPLIPLDSKDAAEAAADTNADAQFRSLFQSWKKLDTLEQAVIAIPSLQPVENVALTSSFGVRSDPFRGTAAMHAGVDIPGPIGTPVYATADGIVSRAQRAGAYGNLVEINHGKGIETRYGHLSKILIGGSTRVKRGQLIGLMGSTGRSTGSHLHYEVRIGGRAVNPLPYMQTADLLLGAQDKALRQRGAVGGPAK